acgtttggtcattataagtaaacaaaccgatttgtcctttgtgctaaaaaggattgggccacttgctgcaactattactctcgcattttatttacttgtactttatttatctgctatatcaaaaccccctgaatacttgtctgtgagcatttacagtgaatccttcatcgaaactgcttgtcaacaccttctgctcctcgttgggttcgacactcttatttatcgaaagtactaagatacaccccctatacttgtgggtcatcaccaggcacaaccagttaaggccagacattgggttttcaccctgaaaggtaggactctgaagttCACATGTGCTATCGTCCCCacattcataccgctgctgtgaagcccggaacaccaagcaagtccctcaacatcgcggaaacttgaacctcccttagctagtcctcccatccggccttcatgatattctcttcttctgactttcatcatggatccatagtcacttgatgtcaacacagaaaaaaagCTTCGtgtcgctccctccagaaccaaacgatcGGAATAAAATCATGGGTGAGCGTtatcgaataccacccgatccagcaaactacaGGCAAAAGATGCGTTGTTCCATTCGCCGACGGAGACTTCTGGAACTCATCACTCCGGCTAGATGAAGAGAATCAGCATCCGGTAGGCCTTCAtcttcgcagaagaagaaccctaggaccaccaccttcaaACCCAAAGCAGACGAACATgcccccacgccgccatccgCTGACCAACGACGACGAAGGAGAATTCGGTGGACGGCGGCAGCCGCAACCACTCCATCCTCGCCCCGTAGATCGCCGCCCCTTCCTCGCGCCGCCAGTAAAAGTCGGCGATGGATCTTGGCGGGCCCAAGATCCAACAGCCGCCGCCACCCCCATCCATCGCCGGAGGCCGTGGAGCCGCCGCTGCACGTCCAGGGCCGCCACCCTAGACGCGGAGCACGTCGAAGTCGGTGGTCGCCGCCACTGCCGATCGCCGCCTCCAACAACCCCCGGGCACTTTGGCACCGGGGCCCGCCACCATCGTGGCCAGCGCCTACGGCAGCGGCAGAGGGAGAGAACGCGGAGGGAGGGGCGGCGGAAGGAGATGGATCGGCCCCCCGATGGCTTGCGTTAGCAAAACTTATTGTGCCCAATATTGAGGAATGGGGAGGAGTGCATGTTTCAAGTTTCTTATAAAATTGTGGCTAATATCTCCCCCTCCCTCACTCACGCGTTCAAAAGATAAACAAACAAAACAAATTAAAAAAACATATTCGCTCGAACAAGAAACTAGATTGATTTGTAGAGAACCTTGTAAAAAAGTCCCTTGGCTCTTAAACATGGACCGAAAGTGGGTTACACATTTTTTTTGGTTAAATTTTGCCAACCGGATCTTGAAGTCTCTTGCTGATGCCATGTGGAATTGTACGCACAAGGTACATCACCCAAAAACTCGGGCTGACAGGGAAAGGAGTGCAATATATACACTTATACTTCGACAAATCAACATATCATAATATGCTTGTAAGTGCATTTGTGGAATCGAACAAATGCGTCCAAACTCCACACTAAGCACATATGTGTGATGTAACCACACATGCTGACGGGCAATTTTTACTTCGAGTGCATTTACTCAAGATAACTCTAAAACCATACAAAATCTAACCCTACTTTATGTCCCATATCACCTACATACCGTACCAAAATATTAGGAAGCCGTGGTAGGACCTTATGACAAGGCCCAATCCACCTTAAACGACATATTTTCATAGCTGAGTTGAAGGGGAAAATAGCATGAGATATCGAGGAAAACCATTATGTCGGAATCTAATAATAAGAATAGTAAATTTTTGATTATTTTTTCTAAGAAAAATTTGATGAAAAAGAAACGAGATAAATGTAAAACTTGAGTTTCTAAAAGAAATTGAACATCAATCTTTTTGTTCAGATTTATGTTTTAATTTAAATTGCATATTATTTTTCTTTGGGTGATGTGGATATTGTTCGATAGAAACAAAGAATCCAaatcatataaaatgaatttaatTTACTAAATTCCACTATGTCATATATTTTTGCAAAAAAATTAATTGTATTTGTACCGATAATTCGATGATACAAGTGTTTTCCAAAATTCTTAGAGTACATATAAAACTAGTGGAATTGCTTCATTTTTCCACATCCATCGGCCCATATCCCAACATAAAACACCATGATCTAAACATTGGACCGTTAACCTAACAAATGAGGTGTGAGTTGAATTTTAGACCTAAATTATCTTAACAGACTCAAATGTCAAATAACAGAGCCGTAATGGACCAAACCACATGCttattttttctgaattattTATACTaagtatttttatttttattaagaCCTATTTGTATACATTTGATGTGAattaaaacattattttctaaaGAGTAGAACCATCCAAGTATTCAACTATTGTTAAATGTTAGATAAAACCCTTGTTGTTAAATATACATGCTTTTAACATATCCTATATTCTCTCAAAGTAGGTGTATTTCTAGACCACATGCAACTTTAATCATTGTGCTCTATTTTTGCGTTCACCATTCTCATGAGAAAGTGCCTACTTAAGTGTTTCTTGTAAATGGAGGTATTGCTCTGAGGAGGGAAAGTGGTAATTTAGTGCTTTGTGCAAAAAATGTGATGAGCATGAAGATAACAATAAGACAATCTAGACCACACACTCACACTCATAGTTGATGGGTCATTTATTTTGAGAGAGAAAGAGTATAGGTTGTGTTATATGATTCTAAACATGTGCTAAATTGAAGTTGTGTATTTCCACGAAGATCATTTTTTCTTTGATTTAAAAAATTGTTGGACATATAATTTAAAAGGCAAACCTTTAGTGCTCCAAGATTAATTTGCATTGTTTAGATGTGGTATGTACATTGTATAGTGCAATTTATGTGTTCACTTGTTTTTTTAGTCGCCTTAAATACATTGCATATAACGAAGTACATGTGTAACAAATATCTTGAAGATTTTTCTAAAGTTTATTATTATTAATGTTTCAGGTGCAAACAAAGATACATACATCTAGAAAGCGTCTACAGTGAATTGCAACACCTAGGTACGGGGCTTGCAAAAATTTCTCTTACTTATACTCTAGTACGTATTTAGATGGCTATTTTGGCCCATGGTTAGTCCACCTAGTTTTGTTTCCCTAGAGGCCTATTCATATGATGAACCACGGTGCAAGATTTGAACCAAAACCGAAATGCACATTAAGAGAGCTACAGAGACAAAATAATGTGAAGAGTGCCTCTTATGTTTTTGTTTTTAATTTTTGAAACTGTTTGCACCATAGTTTATCTATTGGATAGTCAAAGTGGAGTTTCAACTTTGATTTAAAATTTCACTGTAGAATAACTTGATTTTGTGTCAATGATATGGAAAAACATATTATTTTTTAGATGTCACTGCGGCTCAGTTGACATGTCATCTACTTTTTTTTAGTCCTATATCCAGTGTCCCTCTTTTATGCGGAAATGCATTTTTGATCCCAGGTCATATGCTCCCTTTACCTAATTTGTTTtcttcaaaatattaaaaatttcGGAGAAAACATTTAGCCCGTATGCCTCCACATTGCATGTCATCATTTATAGTTTTCAGTAAAATGATAATTTTTGTGgcctatgcaaaaaaaaaaaaagacaaacaAATGCCTAGTAAGAAGCCTTACTTTAGCATCGATTTTTGTGTTTTTTGTACAAGTCACATAACAATCCCTGAAACGACTTCATGAACACGTATGATGTTGAGATGTACGTGCAATATTTTTTCCATTTTTTGATATATTTAATATGTTTAAAATGTATTTTaagtaaagggagcatatgcacccaggaGCAAAAAGCACCATGTCCTCTTTTATGGGCTTTTTTAACTAGGCCATTTTAAGTAAGGAAAAAATGCATATGGCAATTGCAATTACAGAAGGATGCGGAAAATAACACAAAAATATCAAATTTGCACATCAGTACGCAATTACAGACCCATGTGCAATTTTGCGTCTACGCAAAATAAATGCATAGATTTTCCGGTGCTTAGAATTGTTCATACATGTCAATATACATTCAAATATACACATATATGCAATTATATATGCGCATATGTACAATCACACATATATGTGCAAACACACATACAAAAAAGGCAAGGGTTTCCAATTGCACGCATATACACAATTCCAATACAAAATAGCATAGGTTGCCAATTACACATATATGTAGTTGCACAAATATATGCAGTTGCATACAAGTAAAAAAATGGCAACTGCAACTACAAGATGATGAGAAAGATGCAACTACTTTCTATTGTGTAACTCCACACAACTATATACTTGTCTCCCTTCTCCATCAAGTACTCTCTCTACCCAGTGAAGCAAGACTAGGATGGCAGAAAAAGAAACACCCTAGCAAAAAAAATGTACAATACTTTTTttaagaaaaaggagaaaaatcAGCTGGATTGATCGAGAGTTGAGTTTTCTTTTTTATTTGACCATGATCACCGAGAACAAGCAAAAGCATTATTTTTTACAAGTAATCATGCTTCTAAAAATGATCGGTCTTGGCCTAGCACGGCCTATTGTGGCGCCgcccacacacacattattattatATTTTCCCTTTGTCTCGCAATGTATGGTACAACATCCAtgtaagaaacagaaagaaatccAGACCTCTTGCTACATGAAATGCATAAGCTGCGGCCTTCATGCAAAGTAAGGGTATGTTTGGTTCGTGCCTAATTTTGCCCTACCAATTATTTGGCAGTCCATGGTATTTTGGTCCTTGTTTGGTTGGCTGTCAAATTTTTTGTTGCCTATGAAATCTTGCCAAACATTCTCACATTCTCTTCACAAATCATACTAACTTTTTTGGCCAACATGGGGCTAAGGAATCTCTAACCAATATTTTGGCTGCCAACGGGTGCCATGCTATGTAGGAACCAAACATACCCTAAGCCAATCTCACTCCGAGAGTCTAAACATTCATCCGAAACTGACAATCATTCGTTTTTCAGAGCCAGAGATGAGTTGACTGGAATACGAATTGCTGGTACTCCTATGGTCTGACCTTCAGGCTATCAGTGTCTTGACAGGTAAACCTGACATTCTGTACGTAGGCTAGATAGGAGCAGCaaactaacaacaacaacaatggtcGAAGGCTAAATCAAAACGAATATGTACTCCATCACTTATAAGCACAGCATCGACACGTGCGTAGGATTCTAGGTTCTAGCCTCGATCACACGGCAGTCGACATGGCGCTGAACCTCAGAGCTTGGAGTAGAGCTGCGGCGTGGACCACTTGAAGAAGGTGCCGGTGGGGAGCTTGTCCGGCGGGAGCAGCGCGAGGCTGACCCCGAGGTCGGCCACCTCGTCGGCGGTGCGCTTTCCCCACCCCTTGGTCATGTCCGTCTTCGTGAAGCCAGGGCAGAAGCAGTTGACGCTGACGCGCTCGCTGCCGGCCTGGAGCCGCCGCGCCAGGACGCGCGTGTAGGCGTTGAGAGCCAGCTTGGACACGGAGTAGTCCGTCCACACCTTGGGCCACCCGTGCCCCTCCCACGTCCCATCCTTCACCTGCGCCAGGAACTGCGACACCATGCCCTCGATCTTGGCCTCCGtcaggttctcctcgtccaggagcAGCCTCAGCAGCGACGGACTGCGCACCTTCTGGAGAAATCAAACACGACACCAAATGTCAAGATACACAAGCTTTGTTGGATATATTGCCATCCATAGTACAATAGCGAACTACACATGTTCAAAGTTTCCATAATTTCAGCTAGGGAATGAGTGCAGCCGTGGAATTAGAGTATAGAAACATCTGCACCAGAAATTTCAGGTTTTATGTTAGGTGAGACTACGAGCATGCAGTGGGAGCACTAGCTGCTGTCTCTCCAAGCTTAGTCGCCTTGTAGCTGTGTAGACAAGTTGTTGTAAAGTTCCCGGCTTGTTTTAGCTATCTCACAGCGTCTGTTTGCACCTGATTTGCTCACATCCTATTCTAAATAACTTGTCCGCTCTACAAATCAGGCATCAAGCACATAAGAAACCTCACTTTCTTCGCTTCTAAATGTGCAACTTTCAGTTTCAGGCCCCTTTGTCCCAAGCCTTCCCTAGAGAATTATGTTCTTAACCCATGCACATGTTTACATGCTTATATGTCCATACTTCTGACAGGATATAATGTTTTCGTAGCATATGTTCCCAATTGCCATGTGATCCTGTTGGAAACAAAAATTTCAAACTTATACAATTAAATCGCACTCAAAATAGTACTACGCAGATTCTAGTATGATATCATTCTTTTAAGGTCCAAAAGATTCTAGCGCAGGTAAACAGAGGGTGGTCCCTTTTGATTCGTTTATTTACTCTGGAAATATAACTAGTGGGCTTGATTGATACCTACCACTCTATACTTTTATATGCTCAACTGGATTTTCTGTAAGGAGATAATAGGCTTGAGAGTTTTTTGTGGGAAGAAAGACTTGTAGCTTTCCCACTTTTTTTCTGTCAACGATCAGGAAAGAAAAGACTTTTCGAATTTCAAATGGTCTAATTTGGACATATATGCATCACATGCATGAATGGACAATGTATTATGTAGCGCTCTGCTGATGTGGTAGGCTAGCTTTAAGATATACTTCAAAATCATTACTTGTCTCTATATGAAGCTAGCCTCGTGCATTCACACTTCGCGGTCCACAATCATGTGTTATTGACTAGGCAAGTCTGAAACGGTGTTGCGATTTAATTTGCAAATACTACCTCATCTGAAAGAAAATGAGTCAAATGGGCACTTACGTTAAGAAGGCCAAGCTGCGAGCTGATGTTCAGGATCCGGCTGGTGGCCGGCGATCGCCGCAAAAGAGGCAGGAGCGCTTCGGTCAGCAGCTTGGTCCCGTAGTAGTTCGTCCTGAGGACCGTCTCGGCGTGCTCCACGGAATTGGTGTCGATCGCATTGAACGACACCGCAGCATTGTTCACCTACATCAACGGAGTGCACCAATTAATTCCAGCATCATAGGAAGGACATGTCCTCTTCTTGGTACATTGGTGTGAGCAATTTAAGAGGCCTCAACTAGCTCGTAA
This region of Lolium perenne isolate Kyuss_39 chromosome 2, Kyuss_2.0, whole genome shotgun sequence genomic DNA includes:
- the LOC127335394 gene encoding (+)-neomenthol dehydrogenase, which encodes MTSGAWWSKETVAVVTGANRGIGHALVARLAEHGITVVLTARDDERGEAAAAPLRDRGLPVVYRRLDVADPASVAAFADWLRGTLGGLDILVNNAAVSFNAIDTNSVEHAETVLRTNYYGTKLLTEALLPLLRRSPATSRILNISSQLGLLNKVRSPSLLRLLLDEENLTEAKIEGMVSQFLAQVKDGTWEGHGWPKVWTDYSVSKLALNAYTRVLARRLQAGSERVSVNCFCPGFTKTDMTKGWGKRTADEVADLGVSLALLPPDKLPTGTFFKWSTPQLYSKL